A region of the Mesoterricola sediminis genome:
CCGGCTTCACCGGCTCCTCCCGCATGAGGTCGGTGCTCAGGTACTTCTTGTTGTCGTCGGAGAAGATGGTGGCCACCACCGCGTCCGCGCCCAGGGCCTCCTGCACCTTGAGGGCCCCCAGGAAGTTGGCGCCGCTGGAGATGCCCACGCCCAGGCCGAGGCGGGAGGCCAGCATCTGGGCCATGAGGATGGCGTCCCCGTCGTCCACGGCCACCACCTCGTCCAGTTCGTCCATCTTGACGATGGCGGGAATGAACTCGTCGGAGATGCCCTGGATGCGATGCTTGCCCACCTTGTGGCCCGTGGAGAGGGTGGGGGAGTTGGCGGGCTCCAGGGGATACACGCGCACGGCGGGATTCCGCTGGCGGAGGAACCCGCCCACGCCCATGACGGTGCCGCCCGTGCCCACCCCGGCGACGAAGGCGTCGGGCACGAGCCCCTGCACGTGGAGCTGGCACCAGAGCTCGGGCCCGGTGCTGGTCAGGTGGGCGGTGACGTTGTCCTCGTTGGAGAACTGGCAGGGCAGGAAGCACCCCGGCGTCGCGGCCGCCAGCTCCT
Encoded here:
- a CDS encoding PLP-dependent cysteine synthase family protein, translated to MNAETARRIHDLGHLVGNTPLLEIRFTFEGKPRRIFAKAENLNMTGSIKDRMALHVLTRAYERGVLAPGAPIAEATSGNTGIAISALGRALGHPVTIFMPDWMSQERKDLIRSLGATIRLVSHAEGGFLGSIRLSEELAAATPGCFLPCQFSNEDNVTAHLTSTGPELWCQLHVQGLVPDAFVAGVGTGGTVMGVGGFLRQRNPAVRVYPLEPANSPTLSTGHKVGKHRIQGISDEFIPAIVKMDELDEVVAVDDGDAILMAQMLASRLGLGVGISSGANFLGALKVQEALGADAVVATIFSDDNKKYLSTDLMREEPVKPDFLSPRVELTEFRACKRVCMTCWDEHSGIYVPATGDMRTCAR